CGCTTTCGGCGTCGCCGAGCTCGTCAAAAAGCGCGATGGCCCGGGCATACCAGACCTTGGCCGCCTCGAAATCGCCCTGCAAGTTGGCCGTCAGCCCCAGTTGGTGGGTGGTCTTGGCCTCGCCGGGGGCGTTGCCGAGCTTGTCCTCCAGGGCCAGGGCGCGCTCGTAATACGCTTTGGCCGTCTCGTAGTCCTCGGCGAGCTGGGCCACCACGCCGAGCTGGTGGCTGGTGACCATGAGGCCGCCTTCCAGGCCTTCGGCTTCGCTCACGGCCAGGGACGATTCCAGCCAGGTCCTGGCCCCGGGCAGGTCGCCGGCTTCCTGGGCGGCCAGCCCCAGGTTGTGGCGGGTCATGGCCTGGCCCACGGCGTCGCCGGCCTGGCTGAAGGCTTCCAGGGCCCGCAGGAAACCGTCCTTGGCCGCGTCCAGTTCCTTGCGTTCCATGGCTTCCAGGGCGGCCTGGTGCAGGGCCTCGGCCTGGGCCAGGGCCGCGTCGTCGGCGTGGCTGGTGTCCAAATCGTCCTCCGAAGGGCCGACCGGAGCGCCAAGGCGTCCCGGGGCCGACCGCGATGCTGGTTTATTGGGGTGCCGCAGGGCCTGGGTGACGTGGATCGGGCTTCGGGTCAAGGCTTTTCGCCGTCGGAGCCCGCGGCCTTTTGCGGGCGCAGGCAGGCCAGCACGCGCTCCTCGGCCTCCCGGAAGGCCTCGTCGGCAAGCCGCGGGACCTCCCCGCGCGCGACGTAGTGGATGGCCCCGCAGGGGCACATGGCCACGCAGGCCGGCTCCTGGCCCATTTGCCGCCGGGCGGCGCACAGGTCGCACTTGACGAGCATGACGCCCTTGTCCGTCTCGAAGATGGCCATGTACGGGCAGGCCAGCATGCACTGGCGCGACTCGCAGCCCCGGCACAGCATGGGCAGAAGCACCATGGCCCCGTCCACGTCGCGCCGGATGGCGCCGCGCTTGCAGACCTTGGCGCAGTTGGCCTGCTCGCAGTGGCGGCAGTATAGGGGGGCCATCAGCCCCGAGGCGGCCCGGATCATGTGGATGCGCGGCACGTCGTGGACGAACCGGCAGACGTATTCGCAGGTTTCGCAGCCGATGCACTTCGAATAGTCGATGCAAAGCGTTTTTTGCTGTTCCATGTCCGCATTCCCCCAGGAAAAGCCCTACGAACCCCGCACCCGGGGGGCGTCCTTGAAGCCGCCGCCCGGGAAGCGGTCGGCCTCGCGGCTGATGAGCCCGTCGCCGGAAAATTCCGTCTGGCGGTTTTGGGCCTTGAGCTCCAGCCAGTTGCCCAGCGACCGGGCCGCCCGCAAGCCGGAGTAGATGGCCTTGCCGATCTTGCTTGGGCCGGTGAGCGCGTCGCCGGCCACGAACACGTTCTCGATGGCCGTCATGTTGAGCCAGCGCACCTCGCCCTTGCGCACGGATTCCAGGCCCAGCTCCCTGGCGAAGGGCGGCGTGGCCACCTCGCCGATGGCCGTGACCACCACGTCAACGGCCAGGGTGTCCAGCCGGTCGCCGCCCGGGACCCGGCGGCGGAACTCGATGCCCGAAACCGCGTCCGGCCCGAGGATGCGCGTCGGGGCGCAGCCCTCGACCCAGCGCACCCCGGCCGCCTCCAGCCGCTCGATTTCCAGGGTGCCGCACGGGGCTTCCTGGCGCGTGCGCCGGTAGAGCATGGTCACCTCGGCCGCGCCCAGGGCCACGGCGCCGTGGGCCGCGTCCACGGCCGAATGCCCGGCGCCGATGACCACGACGCGCCGGCCGGCCACGTCGGGCGCCGTCACCCCCGGGGCGCAGTAGCGGGCCGCCCGGATGGGAAAGAGGAATTCCAGGCCCGAGAGCACGCCAGCGAGGTCCTCGCCCGCAACCTCCAGCCGCCGCGACCGCCAGGAACCGGTGGCGATCATGACGGCGTCGTGTTTCTTGACCATGTCGCCCAGGCCCCGCATGTCCGTGGCGAAATGGTCGCCGGCCTCCTCGAACAGCGGCGCGCTGCAGCAGACCTTGGTGCAGGTGTGAAAGACCACGCCGTAGCGCCGGGCCAGGCGCAAGGTGCCGGCCTCGATGCGCCCGCTGGGGATGCGGTGGCCGGGGATGCCGAAGAGCATGAGCCCGCCGGGCTTGGGCATCTTGTCGTAGACCTCCACGGCATGGCCCAGGCAGGAAAGATAGCCGGCGGCGGCCAGGCCCGAGGGCCCGGCGCCGATGATGCCCACCGAGGCGCCACTGGGCGGGGGCGGCTCGTCACACAGGAAATTGAAGTTCATGGCCTCCACGGCGGCCTCCTTTTGCGGCCAGCCTACGCCAAAGCCCGGTCCGCTTCAACGCGGCCGTCGACTTTGGGCCGGGATTGTGCCACCACCGTCTCCCCTGTCGCAAAGGAATGACCACGTGACGCACATCTACGTAAAACTCGTCGGTTCGGCCGTGCTCTGGGGCGGCACCTGGGTGGCCGGGCGCCTCCTCGGCCGGTACATGGGGCCGTTTTCGGCCGCCTTTTTACGGTTCGCCCTGGCCTCGGCCTTTCTCGTCTTCCTGACGGCCCGGCTCGAGGGCGGCCTGCCGCGCCTGACCCGGGCCAATTTTCCCTGGCTGCTGGCCCTGGCCGCCACGGGCATCTTCGCCTACAACGCGCTTTTTTTCGCCGGCCTGCGCACGGTTCCGGCCGGCCGGGCGGCGCTCATCGTGGCCGCCATCCCGGCCGTGGTGGCTCTTTTCTCCGCAATTTTCTTCAAGGAACGCTTCACGCTCCTCAAAACCCTCGGCCTGGCCCTGTCCTTCGGCGGCGTGGGGCTCATCGTCTCCGACGGCGACCCGGCCGGGCTCCTGGCCTCGGGGCTGTCCACGGGCGACCTGTGCATTTTCGGCTGCGTGGCCACCTGGGCGGCCTATACGCTGATCGGCAAGAAGGCCATGGAGCGGGTGGCCCCCTACGGCGCCGTGGCCTGGTCGTGCATCCTGGGCGCGGCCATGCTGCTGCCGCCGGCCCTGGCCACGGGACTGTGGCCCGAGACGGTCGCGGCCGGGCCGGTGGCCTGGGGGTGTCTGGTCTTTTTCGGCGTCCTGGCCACGGGTTTCGGATTTTCCTGGTACTACGAGGGGGTCAAGGCCATCGGCCCGACCAAGGCCGGGGTGTTCATCAACCTCGTGCCGGTCGTTGCCGTGTTCCTGGGCTGGCTCCTGCTGGGCGAGCCCCTTTCCCGTTCCCTGGCCCTGGGCGGATTGTGCGTCCTTTCCGGGGTTTGGCTGACCAACCGCCGCGGGCGGCCTAAGGAAAGCCGATAACGGCCTTGCGCTTGGGCCATCAAGCGGCTAGATCAACCCCAACCCCACGCCCGGAGCCCTTCCTATGGATATGCCCGCCTGCCCGGCAACCGTCCTCATCGTCGATGACGCGCCGTCAAACCTGGCCATCCTGACCGAAAGCCTGCGCGACGAATTCGACGTGCGCATCGCCGGCAGCGGCCCCGAGGCCCTGCGCATCGTGGGCGAGGCCCCCCCGGACCTGATCCTGCTCGACATCCTCATGCCCGACATGGACGGCTACGCGGTCTGCCGCCAGCTCAAGGCGGATTACACCACGAAAAACATTCCGGTCATCTTCCTCACGGCCAAGGGCGACGTGGCCGACGAGACCCTGGGGCTGGCGCTGGGGGCCGTGGACTACATCACCAAGCCCTTCACCGTGCCCGTGGTCAAGGCCCGGGTGCGGGCCCACGTGGAGCTCAAGCGCCGGGGCGACCTGCTGGAAAGCCTGTCCATGCGCGATGGCCTCACCGGCATCCCCAACCGCCGCCGCTTCGACGAATACCTCGACCGGGCCTGGCGCCACGCCTTGCGCTGCGCCACGCCGGTATCGGTCATCATGGCCGACATCGACGACTTCAAGGCCTACAACGACGCCTACGGCCACATGGCCGGCGACGCCTGCCTGCGGGCCGTGGCCCGGGCCCTGGCCGGGGTGCTGCGCCGGCCGGGGGACCTGGCCGCGCGTTTCGGCGGCGAGGAGTTCGCCATGATCCTCGAAGACACGGGCACCTCGGGCGCCTCGCACCTGGCCGAGGCCATGCGTCAGGCCGTGCGGGACCTGCACATGGCCCACTCGGGCTCCCGGGTGGCCGACGTCGTCACGGTGAGCCTGGGCGTGGCCTGCGCCACGCCTGTGGCCGGGCTTTCCCCGGAAGCGCTGCTGCGCGCCGCCGACCGCATGCTGTATCAAGCCAAGCTGGCCGGCCGCGACCAGGTCGTGGCCGAGCGCTTCCCCATGGCCTGCTAGCCGTTCCCTCCGCCGGGCCGCCGCCCGGCCCCGCCCTTGATCGGCGGCGGCAACTCTGCTATCCGGTTACGGTTTCCAAGCGGTTTTGCGGCAGCGCGCGCCGGGACCTCCGGCGGCGGCGGATACGGCCTTGGCCCCACTTTTCCACCTCAACCCGGGAGCGTACCATGCGCAAGCGTTTTGGCCTTCTTCTGGCCGCCCTGGCCGTCTTTGTCCTCGCCTTCGGCGGCCTGGCCGCGGCCGAGGAAAAAGTCTACGTCAACGGCATCGATTTCGGCTTTCCGCCCTTCGGCTTCGTGGACAAGGACGGCAAGCCCACGGGCTTCGACGTCGAGTCCCTGGACTGGATCGCCAACAAGATGGGTTTCAAGGTCAAGCACCAGCCCATGGACTGGGACGGCATCATCCCGGCCCTTCTGGCCAAAAAGATCGACATCATCGCCTCGGGCATGAGCGCCACGGCCGAGCGCGCCCAGAAGGTCGACTTCTCCATTCCCTATTATGAGGTCACCCAGGTGCTGGTGGTGCCGGACAAGGAAACCGCCTCCCTGGACGCCCTGCTCAAGTCCGGCAAGAAGCTCGGCATCCAGCGTGGCACGGTCACGGCCAAGCTGCTGGAAGAGCTGGCGACCAAGCCCGGCTACAAGTTCGAGGTCGTGCCCTACGACTCCACGGACCTGTCCATGGAAGACGTGAAAATCGGCCGTATCGCCGGCTCGGGCATGGACAGCACCATCGCCCAGGAAGTCCTGAAGGCCCCCGGCATGAAGGTCGCCGGCACCTTCGACGCCGCGCCCGAAAAGTACGGCTACGCCATGCGCAAGGAAGACAAGGACTTCCAGGACAAGGTCAACAAGGGCCTCAAGCTGCTCATGGCCGACCCCTACTGGAAGGAACTCAAGGCCAAGTACGGCCTGTAGATCCCCGACCCCGTGCCCGCGGGCCGCGCCCACAGGCGCCCCGCGGGCCAAACCCCGCCCGGATACAGGTTTCATGGAAGGACTCCTCAAAGCCGCCCAGGCTTCCTGGGACGCCCTGCCCTACATCCTGGGCGGACTGTGGTGGACGGCCGGGCTCATCCTCGGGGCCATGGCCGTGGGACTTGCGCTCGGCGTGCCCCTGGCCGTGGCCCACGTCTACGGCGGCCGCCTGTCGCGCCGCCTGGTTTCGGGCTATGTCTGGCTTTTTCGCGGCGTGCCCATCCTGGTGCAGCTTTACCTGTTCTATTTCGGCATCCTGGCCTATTTGAGCGAAATCCCGGCCCTGTCGTTCCTGCCCCTGTCCTCGGGCTTCGTCTCGGCCGTGGTCGTGCTGGGCCTGACCAGCGCCGCCTACCAGTCGCAGATTTTCCGGGGCGCCATGCAAAGCCTGCCGGCCGGCCAGCTCAAGGCCGCCCGGGCCCTGGGCTTAAGCGACGCCCAGGCCATCCGGACCATCATCCTGCCCCAGGCCCTGCGCCTGTCCATCCCGGCCTGGTCCAACGAATATTCCATCCTGCTCAAGGATTCGGCCCTGGCGTTTACCATCGGCGTCCTTGAAGTCATGGCCCGCACCCGGTCCGTGGCGGCCGTCACCCACCAGCCGCTGCCCCTGTCCATCCTGGCCGGCGCGCTCTTTTTCTTTCTGACCTGGGCCGGCATCAAGGCCCTCAAACGCCTGGAAGCCAAGGTGCGCATCCCCGGCTACGCGCACCAGGGAACGCTCTAGCATGGACGAAGCGGTCATTTTACGCGTCGAGCACATCGTCAAGACCATCGGCGGACAGCGCATCCTCGACGACGTCTCCTTTTCCGTCAAAAAAGGCGGGCTCAAGGTGCTCATCGGCCCGTCCGGCGCCGGCAAGTCCACCCTGCTGTCCTGCATCAATTTCCTCTCGCCCCCCGATTCCGGCACGGTTTCCCTGGGCGGCCAGGCGGTCAACCCCAAAAGCAAGCGGGAACTGTTAGCCCTGCGCCAGCAGGTCGGCATGATCTTCCAGGACTTCAACCTGTTCGATCACCTCTCGGCCATGGAAAACGTGCGCGTGGCCCTGATCAAGGTCAAAAAGCTCGACAAGCGCGCCGCCACCCACCGGGCCATGGAGGAGTTGGCCCGGGTGGGCCTGGCCGACAAGTCCGGCCTCTACCCGGCCCAGCTTTCCGGCGGCCAGAAGCAGCGCGTCTCCGTGGCCCGGGCCCTGGCGCTCGACCCCAAGGTGCTGCTTCTCGACGAGCCGACCTCGGCGCTGGACCCGGAGCTCATCGGCGAGGTGCTCACGGTCATCCGCGACCTGGCCGACGAGGGCATGACCATGGTCATGGCCACGCACCAGATCAGCTTTTCGGCTTCGCTTGCCGACGAATTCCTGTTCATGGAACGCGGGCGCATCGTGGAACGCGGCGCGCCGGCCATCCTGCTTTCCCGCAACTCCGGCAGCCGCACCCAGTCGTTTTGCGCCAAACTCAGCGAATTGGCCGGCGACGCTTCCTGCGAAATCCCGGCCTAGGACGCGGCCAGCATGGAAGGTTTCCTCGATTTCGCCGTCAGCCGCATCATCCCGGCCCTGGACGCCGGGCTGTGGACGAGCATCCTGCTGATCGTGCCGGCCTCGCTTCTGGGCATCGTCATCGGCATCACCGTGGGCACGGCCCGGGTCTACGGCCCGCGGCCGGTGGTGCGCGCCCTGGACGGGTACGTTTCCGTCTTTCGCGGCACGCCGCTGGTGGTGCAACTCTATTTCTGGTACTTCGCCCTGCCCTACGTCACCATCGCCGGCGTCAGCCTCGTCCTCTCGCCGGTGTGGGCCTCCATCGTCGGCTTCGCTCTGTGCAGCGGCGCCTACCAGTCCGAGTACATCCGGGGGGGCTTGCTTTCCATCAAGCGCGGCCAGTTGCGCGCCGCCCAGGCCCTGGGCATGACGCCGCTGACCACCATCACCGCGGTGGTCCTGCCCCAAGCCTTCCGCCGGGCCCTGCCCGGCTGCGGCAACGAGATCATCTACCTCATCAAGTACTCTTCCCTGGCCTCCATCATCACGGTCAACGACCTGACCGGCATGGGGCGCAGCCTGGCCAAGTCCACCTTCCGCAACACGGAAGTCTTCATCGTGGTGGGCCTGTACTACCTGGCGCTGGTGACCGTGGCCACCTTCGTGCTGCGGGCCGTGGAAAAGCGGCTGGAGTTGCCGGGCTTCGAGACCAAAAAGGATTAGCGCGGCCGTACCCGCGACGCCTGCGCCCCCACGCGGAGCACGGCCCGTCGGCCGCCCCACCGTCTTGCCCAAGGACACACGACATCATGCTCGATTCCGCCCTGCTCGACGACCTTGGCCGGACCCTCGGCCCGGGGCTGCGCCTTGACCAGGCCGCCCTCGAGGCCGCCGCCACCGACGACTCCGGACTGCGCTACCAGCCTCAGGCCGTTTTTTTCCCGCGAAACGCCGACGAGGTCGCCCGGCTCATGGGCCTGGCCGCCCGTTACGGCTTCCCCGTCACGCCGCGCGGGGCCGGCACCGGCCTGTGCGGCGGTTGCCTGGCCAAGGAAGGCGGCGTGGTGGTCGATACCATGGCCATGAACCGCATCCTGTCCGTGGATACGGTCAACGGCGTGGCCGTGGCCCAGCCGGGCGTGATCACCAAGGCGCTTCGCGACGCCGCCGCCGGCCAGGGGCTTTTCTATCCGCCCGACCCGGCGAGCTATGCCACCTGCACCCTCGGCGGCAACGCCGCCACCAACGCCGGCGGCCCGGCCTGCGTCAAATACGGCGTCACCCGCGACTATGTCCTGGGGCTGACCGCCGTGCTGCCGGACGGCGAACCCCTCAAGGCCGGCGTGGCCACGCGCAAGGGCGTGGTGGGCTACGACCTGGCCGGGCTGCTCGTGGGCAGCGAAGGCACGCTCGGGATCATCACGGAGCTCACCCTCAAGCTCATTCCCCACCCGCGCGAAGTACGCACGGCCGTGGCGCTCTTCGCCGACGCCCGAGCGGCGGTGGCCGCCGTTTCGGCCGTCATGACCGGCGGCATCTGCCCGTCGGCCGTGGAATTCCTGGACCGGGCCTGCCTGGGGCTCGTGACCGAGCTGTTGCCCTTCGATCTCCCGGGCGCGGACGCGGCCCTGCTGTTGCTGGAAGTCGACGGCGACCCGGACACGGCCGGCCGCGACATCGGGCGGGTGGCGGCCATCTGCCGCGACGCCAAGGCCCTGGCCGTGCTGCCCGCCGACGACGCCGCGCGCCGGGAAAGACTCTGGGACATCCGCCGCCAGACCTCCACGCGCATCCACGAGAGCGCGCCGGTGTATCTGTCCGAGGACACGGTGGTGCCCATCGCCCGCATCCCGGACCTCATCGAGGCCCTTCCCGGCCTGGCCACACGCTTCGCCATGGCGGTCTACGCCTTCGGCCACGCCGGCGACGGCAACATCCATGTCAACATCACGGGCGAGACCGGCAGCCGGGAGCGCGGCCACGAACTCGTGCGCACCCTCGTCGCGGTGGTGCTGGCCCTTGGCGGCACCATGTCCGGCGAGCACGGCGTCGGGCTGACCAAGCAGCCCTTCATCGACATGGAACTGTCGCCCCGCTCGCTGGCCCTGCAACGGGGGGTGAAGGACTTGTTCGATCCCCGGGGGGTGATGAACCCGGGGAAAATCCTATAATACGTATCTAATTCCTATTGACACGTGTTTGTCTTGTAAATAGCATGCCGAATTATGAATATTGCTATTTTAATTGGAATCAGCGAATACTCACATGCAGATCAACTCCCCGCTTGTGCAAATGACGTTGAGTCCATTCATCAGGTCATTTCACTTTCAAAGAAATTCAAAAATATATTATGCCTTTCCGGGAAAGTTAATAGCACTGGGGAAAAATCATCTCTAATAGATTTCATAAAGGAGCATCAAAAATCAAAAATTGACGAGTTGTTTTTTTATTTTTCTGGTCATGGAATATTTAATAGCAATGAGTTTTACTATGTACTATCTGACTACGACTCAACCAAAGTCGCACAGTCTTCCCTAAACAATTCAGAGCTTGACCAACTAATCAAATCCCTTGACCCTAAAATCACAATCAAGATTGTCGACGCCTGTCAATCTGGCATATCATACGTTAAAGACCCTGAATCATTCAAAGCATATTTAACTGAGAAGAAAAATAATTTTGCAAAATGCTATTTTATGTTTTCTTCGAACATTGACCAGCCGTCATACGCATCTAGAACATCAAGTAATTTTACATCTAGCTTGTTAGCATCGATCAAGAACATAAACAAAAACTCCATACGTTATAAAGATGTTATTGATTATATTTCAGATGATTTTATGCAAGACGAAAAACAAACTCCATTTTTTGTGATACAAGCAGACTACACAGAAGAATTTCTTGAAAATGCAGATCTTATTCGAGAGCACTTAGACAGCACAAGTCACACCATCCCTGCACTGCAAGAGATTCAATTACAACCTCACTCACTAGAAGACACAATCAAAGAATATTCAAAGCAATATGCTTCAAAAGATGAAGTTCTATCACTTTTTAAAACAATACAAAATGAACTCCCTAAAATTGCACTCGATGCACAAATAAAAAAAATCTTCACACTACAACATGTATTTCTTGACCATGCCAGAGACATCCCCAAACAAGACGTGATAGGAAGATGGATAGCAGAACAAAGCAAAAAAGAGAATATATTTGCACGAATTAAAACAAAAAATGAATCATACGAGACCGAGACAGTCGACAGAAACATCTTATCGGTTTATTATGGCACTCCAAGAACAGTAACAAGATATAGAGACGTCACGTCTGGATTTGAATCTACTGCAGCAACACCATATGTCGGAGTACAAATAATCGCTAAATCTTCATACGTAAATCTGCCATGGTATGTCTGCATAATCCTTTTCCTTCTTTCTAAAAAAAGAATTTTTATGTTTAATTTCAACTCATTCTATTCCGAAGACAACTGGGACACAAGAAATATCGACACCGATTTCAAATGGAAATATGCAGAAGAAAAAACAATATACCCTCAAA
Above is a genomic segment from Solidesulfovibrio sp. containing:
- a CDS encoding tetratricopeptide repeat protein → MDTSHADDAALAQAEALHQAALEAMERKELDAAKDGFLRALEAFSQAGDAVGQAMTRHNLGLAAQEAGDLPGARTWLESSLAVSEAEGLEGGLMVTSHQLGVVAQLAEDYETAKAYYERALALEDKLGNAPGEAKTTHQLGLTANLQGDFEAAKVWYARAIALFDELGDAESAAKTKKLLDFLTDFERTGSHEGHAGPCGHQKNPAQ
- a CDS encoding 4Fe-4S dicluster domain-containing protein, which produces MEQQKTLCIDYSKCIGCETCEYVCRFVHDVPRIHMIRAASGLMAPLYCRHCEQANCAKVCKRGAIRRDVDGAMVLLPMLCRGCESRQCMLACPYMAIFETDKGVMLVKCDLCAARRQMGQEPACVAMCPCGAIHYVARGEVPRLADEAFREAEERVLACLRPQKAAGSDGEKP
- a CDS encoding FAD-dependent oxidoreductase; the protein is MEAMNFNFLCDEPPPPSGASVGIIGAGPSGLAAAGYLSCLGHAVEVYDKMPKPGGLMLFGIPGHRIPSGRIEAGTLRLARRYGVVFHTCTKVCCSAPLFEEAGDHFATDMRGLGDMVKKHDAVMIATGSWRSRRLEVAGEDLAGVLSGLEFLFPIRAARYCAPGVTAPDVAGRRVVVIGAGHSAVDAAHGAVALGAAEVTMLYRRTRQEAPCGTLEIERLEAAGVRWVEGCAPTRILGPDAVSGIEFRRRVPGGDRLDTLAVDVVVTAIGEVATPPFARELGLESVRKGEVRWLNMTAIENVFVAGDALTGPSKIGKAIYSGLRAARSLGNWLELKAQNRQTEFSGDGLISREADRFPGGGFKDAPRVRGS
- a CDS encoding EamA family transporter, which encodes MTHIYVKLVGSAVLWGGTWVAGRLLGRYMGPFSAAFLRFALASAFLVFLTARLEGGLPRLTRANFPWLLALAATGIFAYNALFFAGLRTVPAGRAALIVAAIPAVVALFSAIFFKERFTLLKTLGLALSFGGVGLIVSDGDPAGLLASGLSTGDLCIFGCVATWAAYTLIGKKAMERVAPYGAVAWSCILGAAMLLPPALATGLWPETVAAGPVAWGCLVFFGVLATGFGFSWYYEGVKAIGPTKAGVFINLVPVVAVFLGWLLLGEPLSRSLALGGLCVLSGVWLTNRRGRPKESR
- a CDS encoding diguanylate cyclase domain-containing protein; amino-acid sequence: MDMPACPATVLIVDDAPSNLAILTESLRDEFDVRIAGSGPEALRIVGEAPPDLILLDILMPDMDGYAVCRQLKADYTTKNIPVIFLTAKGDVADETLGLALGAVDYITKPFTVPVVKARVRAHVELKRRGDLLESLSMRDGLTGIPNRRRFDEYLDRAWRHALRCATPVSVIMADIDDFKAYNDAYGHMAGDACLRAVARALAGVLRRPGDLAARFGGEEFAMILEDTGTSGASHLAEAMRQAVRDLHMAHSGSRVADVVTVSLGVACATPVAGLSPEALLRAADRMLYQAKLAGRDQVVAERFPMAC
- a CDS encoding ABC transporter substrate-binding protein, with product MRKRFGLLLAALAVFVLAFGGLAAAEEKVYVNGIDFGFPPFGFVDKDGKPTGFDVESLDWIANKMGFKVKHQPMDWDGIIPALLAKKIDIIASGMSATAERAQKVDFSIPYYEVTQVLVVPDKETASLDALLKSGKKLGIQRGTVTAKLLEELATKPGYKFEVVPYDSTDLSMEDVKIGRIAGSGMDSTIAQEVLKAPGMKVAGTFDAAPEKYGYAMRKEDKDFQDKVNKGLKLLMADPYWKELKAKYGL
- a CDS encoding amino acid ABC transporter permease, translated to MEGLLKAAQASWDALPYILGGLWWTAGLILGAMAVGLALGVPLAVAHVYGGRLSRRLVSGYVWLFRGVPILVQLYLFYFGILAYLSEIPALSFLPLSSGFVSAVVVLGLTSAAYQSQIFRGAMQSLPAGQLKAARALGLSDAQAIRTIILPQALRLSIPAWSNEYSILLKDSALAFTIGVLEVMARTRSVAAVTHQPLPLSILAGALFFFLTWAGIKALKRLEAKVRIPGYAHQGTL
- a CDS encoding amino acid ABC transporter ATP-binding protein — encoded protein: MDEAVILRVEHIVKTIGGQRILDDVSFSVKKGGLKVLIGPSGAGKSTLLSCINFLSPPDSGTVSLGGQAVNPKSKRELLALRQQVGMIFQDFNLFDHLSAMENVRVALIKVKKLDKRAATHRAMEELARVGLADKSGLYPAQLSGGQKQRVSVARALALDPKVLLLDEPTSALDPELIGEVLTVIRDLADEGMTMVMATHQISFSASLADEFLFMERGRIVERGAPAILLSRNSGSRTQSFCAKLSELAGDASCEIPA
- a CDS encoding amino acid ABC transporter permease; translated protein: MEGFLDFAVSRIIPALDAGLWTSILLIVPASLLGIVIGITVGTARVYGPRPVVRALDGYVSVFRGTPLVVQLYFWYFALPYVTIAGVSLVLSPVWASIVGFALCSGAYQSEYIRGGLLSIKRGQLRAAQALGMTPLTTITAVVLPQAFRRALPGCGNEIIYLIKYSSLASIITVNDLTGMGRSLAKSTFRNTEVFIVVGLYYLALVTVATFVLRAVEKRLELPGFETKKD
- a CDS encoding FAD-linked oxidase C-terminal domain-containing protein, with protein sequence MLDSALLDDLGRTLGPGLRLDQAALEAAATDDSGLRYQPQAVFFPRNADEVARLMGLAARYGFPVTPRGAGTGLCGGCLAKEGGVVVDTMAMNRILSVDTVNGVAVAQPGVITKALRDAAAGQGLFYPPDPASYATCTLGGNAATNAGGPACVKYGVTRDYVLGLTAVLPDGEPLKAGVATRKGVVGYDLAGLLVGSEGTLGIITELTLKLIPHPREVRTAVALFADARAAVAAVSAVMTGGICPSAVEFLDRACLGLVTELLPFDLPGADAALLLLEVDGDPDTAGRDIGRVAAICRDAKALAVLPADDAARRERLWDIRRQTSTRIHESAPVYLSEDTVVPIARIPDLIEALPGLATRFAMAVYAFGHAGDGNIHVNITGETGSRERGHELVRTLVAVVLALGGTMSGEHGVGLTKQPFIDMELSPRSLALQRGVKDLFDPRGVMNPGKIL
- a CDS encoding caspase family protein gives rise to the protein MNIAILIGISEYSHADQLPACANDVESIHQVISLSKKFKNILCLSGKVNSTGEKSSLIDFIKEHQKSKIDELFFYFSGHGIFNSNEFYYVLSDYDSTKVAQSSLNNSELDQLIKSLDPKITIKIVDACQSGISYVKDPESFKAYLTEKKNNFAKCYFMFSSNIDQPSYASRTSSNFTSSLLASIKNINKNSIRYKDVIDYISDDFMQDEKQTPFFVIQADYTEEFLENADLIREHLDSTSHTIPALQEIQLQPHSLEDTIKEYSKQYASKDEVLSLFKTIQNELPKIALDAQIKKIFTLQHVFLDHARDIPKQDVIGRWIAEQSKKENIFARIKTKNESYETETVDRNILSVYYGTPRTVTRYRDVTSGFESTAATPYVGVQIIAKSSYVNLPWYVCIILFLLSKKRIFMFNFNSFYSEDNWDTRNIDTDFKWKYAEEKTIYPQKIIDQCTSIVKNFSDYILNDIKARIEKDRKDSATE